In one Lolium rigidum isolate FL_2022 chromosome 3, APGP_CSIRO_Lrig_0.1, whole genome shotgun sequence genomic region, the following are encoded:
- the LOC124699620 gene encoding transcription factor MYB56-like, whose product MAAVSSSTTNTSDGSGKPSLCPRGHWRPGEDEKLRQLVEKYGPQNWNSIAEKLEGRSGKSCRLRWFNQLDPRINKRPFTEEEEERLLAAHRVHGNKWALIARHFPGRTDNAVKNHWHVVRARRSRERCRLLAKASSSTFPAYSYGGGGAQLDFAGASAGSLCFGFSKPGSGGFFTSPAAPSSTPVLFNGYGASGSKNLLSRYSSYIVDGGKQPAPSSLSIAFSSPSPREALAFDGRGAGHDHHQRKDYHNVDSGETPKTAKTKDAPPFIDFLGVGVSS is encoded by the exons atggcggcggtgtcgtcaTCGACCACCAACACCTCGGACGGCAGCGGGAAGCCGTCGTTGTGCCCGAGGGGTCACTGGCGGCCAGGGGAGGACGAGAAGCTGCGGCAACTCGTGGAGAAGTATGGCCCCCAGAACTGGAACTCCATAGCCGAGAAGCTCGAGGGCAGATCAG GCAAGAGCTGCCGTCTCCGGTGGTTCAACCAGCTTGACCCGCGGATCAACAAGCGTCCcttcacggaggaggaggaggagcgtctgCTGGCGGCGCACCGCGTCCACGGCAACAAGTGGGCGCTCATCGCCCGCCACTTCCCCGGCCGTACCGACAACGCCGTCAAGAACCACTGGCACGTCGTCAGGGCTCGGCGCAGCCGCGAGCGCTGCCGGCTCCTCGCTAAGGCCTCCTCATCCACCTTCCCGGCCTACTCCTACGGCGGCGGGGGCGCCCAGCTCGACTTCGCCGGCGCGTCGGCGGGATCTCTTTGCTTCGGCTTCTCCAAGCCTGGTAGCGGCGGCTTCTTCACCTCACCGGCGGCGCCTTCCTCTACCCCGGTACTGTTCAATGGTTACGGTGCTTCAGGCAGCAAGAACTTGCTGTCCAGGTACAGCAGCTACATCGTGGACGGCGGCAAGCAACCGGCGCCATCTTCGCTCTCCATCGCTTTCTCCTCTCCATCTCCAAGAGAAGCACTAGCTTTCGATGGCCGTGGCGCCGGCCATGACCATCACCAGAGGAAGGACTACCATAATGTTGACAGTGGCGAAACGCCGAAGACAGCGAAGACTAAAGACGCGCCACCGTTCATCGACTTCCTCGGCGTCGGTGTGTCCTCCTGA